One region of Chryseobacterium sp. C-71 genomic DNA includes:
- a CDS encoding glycosyltransferase family 2 protein, whose product MNLSIVIPLLNEEESLEELFTRIDNVCKTNSLSYEVWFIDDGSTDLSWSIIENLKVQHPQIHGIKFSKNYGKSQALHAAFARTNGDVIITMDADLQDFPEEIPELYRMVIEDNYDIVSGWKKKRFDNVMTKNVPSKLFNAAARKVSGVYLHDFNCGLKAYKKQVVKSIDVYGDMHRYIPVLAANAGFRRITEKEVPHQARPYGTSKFGTERFVRGFLDLVTLWFVSRFGGRPMHFFGAVGTIMFIVGFLSAFWLGISKLIDVARGIYGHLITNNPWFFIALTMMLMGTLLFIAGFLGEMIIRTNREHKNYNIDEVI is encoded by the coding sequence ATGAATTTATCTATAGTTATTCCGTTGCTTAATGAGGAAGAATCTCTCGAAGAGCTTTTTACAAGAATTGATAACGTTTGCAAAACCAATAGCTTATCTTATGAAGTTTGGTTTATCGATGACGGAAGTACAGATTTATCGTGGAGCATTATTGAGAATTTAAAAGTTCAGCATCCACAGATCCACGGAATAAAATTTTCAAAAAATTACGGGAAATCCCAAGCTTTACACGCAGCTTTTGCAAGAACAAATGGTGATGTAATCATTACAATGGATGCCGATCTACAGGATTTTCCGGAAGAAATTCCTGAGCTGTACAGAATGGTGATTGAAGATAATTACGACATCGTTTCCGGCTGGAAAAAGAAACGTTTTGACAATGTCATGACCAAAAATGTACCTTCAAAACTATTCAATGCTGCGGCGAGAAAAGTTTCGGGAGTGTATTTGCATGACTTTAACTGTGGTCTGAAAGCTTATAAAAAACAGGTTGTAAAATCGATTGATGTATATGGAGATATGCATCGTTATATCCCGGTTTTGGCGGCGAATGCAGGTTTCAGAAGAATTACAGAAAAAGAAGTTCCACACCAGGCAAGACCTTACGGTACTTCAAAATTTGGTACAGAAAGATTCGTTCGCGGATTTTTAGATTTGGTAACCCTTTGGTTTGTTAGTCGTTTCGGTGGTAGGCCGATGCATTTCTTTGGAGCAGTTGGAACCATCATGTTCATCGTAGGTTTTCTCTCTGCTTTTTGGCTGGGTATTTCAAAATTAATTGATGTCGCAAGAGGAATTTACGGACATTTAATCACCAATAATCCATGGTTTTTCATTGCATTAACAATGATGCTTATGGGAACTTTGCTTTTCATTGCAGGATTTTTAGGTGAAATGATCATCAGAACAAACAGAGAACATAAGAACTATAATATTGACGAAGTGATATAA
- a CDS encoding DUF4199 domain-containing protein: protein MTKSPVTLGILLYAATMLIFFVVYFLFSGVEYFDTSLKVNAFVLPIFYALAAFWSVKSRWNKYRMGFREAFKRAFVPMFVGGILSIVSIFSFLNFIDTDAKDLLNYQYVQRQKSELDKEYLSAKKILKHQKDIDELEQKYQEGLQRFDPKTIKGKDMLTASHFSGYFAAILIFYVVLSVFFGAFFRKKTMPEEIIEE from the coding sequence ATGACGAAAAGTCCAGTAACCTTAGGAATTTTATTGTATGCAGCTACAATGTTGATCTTTTTTGTAGTTTATTTTCTCTTTTCAGGAGTTGAGTATTTTGATACTTCGTTGAAAGTCAACGCATTCGTGTTGCCGATCTTTTACGCTCTAGCAGCGTTTTGGTCTGTAAAATCACGTTGGAATAAGTATAGAATGGGCTTCAGAGAAGCGTTCAAAAGAGCTTTTGTTCCGATGTTTGTAGGCGGAATTTTATCAATTGTAAGCATTTTTTCTTTCCTAAATTTCATTGATACCGATGCAAAAGATCTTCTTAATTACCAATATGTTCAGAGACAAAAATCAGAACTGGACAAAGAATATTTGTCTGCAAAAAAGATTTTGAAACACCAAAAAGACATCGACGAGCTTGAGCAAAAATATCAGGAAGGTCTTCAGAGATTTGATCCTAAAACAATTAAGGGAAAAGATATGTTGACGGCCAGTCATTTTTCAGGATATTTTGCGGCAATTCTTATATTTTACGTAGTTTTGTCAGTATTTTTCGGGGCGTTTTTCAGAAAGAAAACAATGCCTGAAGAAATCATTGAAGAATAA
- a CDS encoding metal-dependent hydrolase: MKIQYLGQNCFLFTYKEKTILCDPFYNYKKAESGFDITAQKIDYILITHAHGDHIADVGEVLQHYPEATIIGQPEICAYFKDAQNKDDVNLGGSAKIGDLKISMVPAHHTSSFPDGSYGGVPAGYIFRLPEGKNVYLAGDTGVMADMQLFPALYGHLDLSILPIGGHYTMCSRKAAFAAAELLKTPKVIGCHFDTFPAIEIDHENAVKNFSDKNVELILPKLGESFDI, translated from the coding sequence ATGAAAATACAATACTTAGGACAAAACTGTTTCTTGTTCACGTACAAAGAAAAAACAATTCTTTGTGACCCTTTTTACAACTATAAAAAAGCAGAATCAGGATTTGATATTACTGCACAGAAAATCGATTATATTTTGATCACTCATGCTCACGGTGATCACATTGCTGACGTAGGAGAGGTTTTACAACACTATCCTGAAGCTACCATTATCGGTCAGCCAGAAATCTGTGCATACTTCAAAGATGCTCAAAATAAAGACGATGTGAATTTGGGTGGATCGGCAAAAATCGGTGATTTAAAAATCTCTATGGTTCCGGCTCATCATACAAGTTCATTCCCTGACGGAAGTTATGGTGGAGTTCCTGCGGGATATATTTTCAGACTTCCTGAAGGTAAAAACGTGTATTTGGCGGGTGATACCGGAGTAATGGCAGATATGCAGTTGTTTCCTGCTTTATATGGTCATTTAGATCTTTCAATCCTTCCGATTGGAGGTCATTACACCATGTGTTCAAGAAAAGCAGCTTTTGCAGCAGCAGAATTATTGAAAACTCCAAAAGTAATCGGATGTCATTTTGATACTTTCCCGGCAATTGAGATTGATCATGAGAACGCTGTGAAAAATTTCAGTGATAAAAATGTTGAATTGATTCTTCCAAAACTAGGCGAAAGTTTCGATATATAA
- the menA gene encoding 1,4-dihydroxy-2-naphthoate octaprenyltransferase, with protein MSDWIKAARLRTLPLSLSGIIMGSFIAKWRLWGEGGTWDWKIFALALLVTLLYQVLSNYANDYGDGVKGTDAKRIGEAEARAVASGKITAKQMKNAVIIFSVLSFVATVALLYLAFIPDFMNEFYIFIGLGVASILAAIGYTVGKKPYGYMGLGDVFVFIFFGLVSVCGSYFLFTKTFSWDMLLPGAAVGMMSMAVLNLNNMRDIESDRLSGKNSLALRMGFRNAMIYEMVLLQFPLILILIFLAMNGFIQSKQYYVFIVMILLLPLAKLRRKIMQVKEPKELDPFLKQVGIITFMMAVLTAFGLNFFS; from the coding sequence ATGTCAGATTGGATAAAGGCTGCAAGGCTTAGAACATTACCGCTTTCTCTGAGCGGAATTATCATGGGGTCATTCATCGCAAAATGGAGACTTTGGGGCGAAGGCGGTACCTGGGACTGGAAAATATTTGCTTTGGCACTTTTAGTGACGCTATTGTATCAGGTTTTATCAAACTATGCCAATGATTATGGCGATGGTGTAAAAGGTACCGATGCTAAAAGAATCGGCGAGGCAGAAGCAAGAGCAGTAGCCTCGGGAAAAATTACGGCAAAGCAGATGAAAAATGCAGTTATTATATTCTCTGTTTTATCTTTTGTGGCAACGGTTGCGCTTTTATATTTGGCTTTCATTCCAGATTTTATGAATGAGTTTTACATCTTTATTGGTTTGGGTGTGGCGAGTATTTTAGCAGCAATTGGTTATACTGTTGGTAAGAAACCTTATGGATATATGGGATTGGGAGACGTTTTTGTTTTCATTTTCTTTGGTTTGGTATCGGTTTGCGGAAGCTATTTTCTTTTCACAAAAACATTCAGCTGGGATATGCTTTTACCGGGAGCCGCTGTAGGAATGATGAGTATGGCGGTTTTAAACCTGAATAATATGCGCGATATTGAAAGCGACAGATTATCGGGTAAAAACAGTCTTGCACTGAGGATGGGCTTCAGAAACGCAATGATTTACGAAATGGTTTTGTTGCAGTTTCCTTTGATTTTGATCCTAATTTTTTTAGCAATGAACGGTTTCATTCAATCGAAGCAATATTATGTTTTCATTGTGATGATTCTTTTATTGCCTCTTGCAAAACTGAGAAGAAAAATAATGCAAGTGAAAGAGCCGAAAGAACTTGATCCTTTCTTAAAACAAGTGGGAATAATAACCTTTATGATGGCTGTTCTTACTGCTTTCGGACTTAATTTTTTCAGTTAA
- a CDS encoding PH domain-containing protein: MEEKLNSFFRPQRQSKTGIALLFLYNIGMVIKNLWVFVILFFVRKEKIELWIIILTIITLLTILIVSAVLQYYHFKYYIDEENEEFVIHEGIINTSVTKIKRENIQEVNISQPFIHRFFNIYKLEIDTPGSSEKEVKISALTKQNAIDLKKYLLTEKRIEKNVEESDETIQNEETQELPSIKISTLSILKYGITANYIQSFFALLSLIIYGFSELTNLLKKAEFDTDLNYDTVESQFLAFSIPVILGIVLVVIIVGILINTVRTLIKFFNFKITENNQSFSFEYGLFNTRNSIVNKSKVQVVTETQNWIQKKLKISHLKFLQIGKNEEEGEKNVAAVPGINNHEKVKLISAIWNENPVFRNYLKPNFRLIVVNTFQWIMIPLLLISIIEKKLWINYWFLAVIYIVLAEILILISFLNLKLFYNEKFIRLKSGIWDIDNRTFEVEKLQTVKISQYFWQRKTNLGTITFYTSAGRFKIAALNYLKLKKLLNYCIYKIENSKNN; the protein is encoded by the coding sequence ATGGAGGAGAAGCTTAACTCTTTTTTTCGACCTCAAAGACAGTCTAAAACAGGGATTGCTCTGCTTTTTCTGTACAATATCGGAATGGTGATTAAAAACCTGTGGGTTTTCGTTATTCTTTTTTTTGTCAGAAAAGAAAAAATAGAACTTTGGATCATTATTCTTACCATTATCACTTTACTCACAATCTTGATTGTTTCTGCGGTTTTACAATACTATCATTTCAAATATTATATTGACGAAGAAAATGAAGAATTTGTTATTCATGAAGGAATTATCAATACTTCGGTAACGAAAATTAAAAGAGAAAACATTCAGGAAGTCAATATCTCGCAGCCTTTTATTCATCGGTTTTTTAATATTTATAAACTTGAAATTGACACACCGGGAAGCTCTGAAAAAGAAGTGAAGATTTCGGCATTAACGAAACAAAATGCGATTGATCTAAAAAAATATCTTTTAACGGAAAAAAGAATTGAAAAAAACGTCGAAGAATCAGATGAAACAATTCAAAATGAAGAGACTCAAGAACTTCCTTCAATTAAAATTTCAACGCTCAGTATTTTAAAGTACGGAATCACCGCAAATTATATTCAAAGTTTTTTTGCATTGTTAAGCTTGATAATTTATGGTTTTTCTGAACTTACCAACTTGCTTAAAAAAGCAGAATTTGATACAGATTTAAACTATGATACTGTAGAATCTCAGTTTTTGGCATTTTCAATTCCTGTTATTTTGGGAATTGTGTTGGTTGTGATCATTGTCGGAATTCTAATTAACACGGTTCGTACATTAATTAAATTCTTTAATTTTAAAATTACTGAAAATAACCAGAGTTTTTCCTTTGAATACGGACTGTTCAATACCCGAAATTCGATTGTCAATAAATCGAAAGTGCAGGTGGTCACCGAAACACAAAACTGGATTCAGAAGAAATTGAAGATTTCTCACCTGAAATTTCTTCAGATTGGTAAGAATGAAGAAGAGGGTGAAAAAAATGTAGCAGCTGTTCCCGGAATTAATAATCATGAAAAAGTAAAACTGATCTCAGCGATTTGGAATGAGAATCCTGTTTTCAGAAATTATTTAAAGCCTAATTTCAGGTTGATCGTTGTCAATACTTTTCAGTGGATTATGATTCCTCTGCTTTTAATTTCCATTATTGAAAAAAAACTATGGATAAACTACTGGTTTTTAGCGGTCATTTACATTGTTTTAGCGGAAATATTGATTTTAATTTCGTTTCTAAATTTAAAATTATTTTACAACGAAAAATTTATCAGATTAAAATCAGGAATTTGGGACATCGATAACCGAACTTTTGAGGTCGAAAAACTTCAAACTGTGAAAATTTCTCAGTATTTTTGGCAACGGAAAACAAACTTAGGAACAATCACTTTTTATACCTCTGCAGGACGCTTTAAAATAGCAGCTTTAAACTATTTAAAACTCAAAAAACTGCTGAATTACTGTATCTACAAAATTGAAAATTCTAAGAATAATTAA
- a CDS encoding PH domain-containing protein: MEQNFQNPQIFDLEIPDFNDLKLTAVLPKYLKIILLNLALFSVFLVGAVSTAIYFFYFNLTILQVWAIVIGVFLMIVFLFLNTIIGFKFRKYAVREKDLVYQYGWLKRSIIIVPFSRIQHIKVEQGWFSKILNLKSVSVFTAGVSGGDITINGLPEDIAEGINNHIRRSISKEKTEDGGEA; encoded by the coding sequence ATGGAACAAAACTTTCAAAACCCTCAGATTTTCGATCTTGAAATTCCTGATTTTAATGATTTAAAACTGACAGCAGTCTTGCCAAAATATCTCAAGATTATTTTATTGAATCTTGCCTTATTTTCTGTTTTTTTAGTCGGAGCAGTTTCTACAGCTATTTACTTCTTCTATTTTAATTTGACAATTCTACAAGTTTGGGCAATTGTGATTGGAGTTTTTCTGATGATTGTATTTCTTTTTCTGAACACAATCATTGGTTTTAAATTTAGAAAATATGCAGTTCGTGAAAAGGATTTGGTCTATCAGTACGGTTGGCTGAAACGAAGTATCATCATTGTTCCTTTTAGCAGAATTCAGCACATCAAAGTAGAGCAGGGTTGGTTTTCTAAAATATTAAATTTAAAATCGGTTTCTGTATTTACCGCAGGAGTGAGCGGTGGTGATATTACCATCAACGGTCTGCCAGAAGACATTGCAGAGGGAATTAACAATCACATCAGAAGAAGTATTTCTAAGGAAAAAACAGAAGATGGAGGAGAAGCTTAA
- a CDS encoding DUF2461 domain-containing protein gives MVILKRGFEFLKQLEKNNDRVWFSEHKSEYDSLIKENKIFFDQIYSQLEEYDSLGKIHIFRIYKDVRFSKDKTPYKTNFGAGISRKKPMLRGGYYIHLEPNNSFVGGGFWSPNSEDLLRIRKEFERNDTEIRKITSDKIFVEHFGELQGEEGAKIAPKGFDKNHPAINLIKKKQYVVMRKFSDQEVFSDNFQKEVIATFLAMRSFFDYMSEVLTTDLNGASLI, from the coding sequence ATGGTCATATTGAAAAGAGGATTTGAATTTCTCAAGCAGCTAGAGAAAAACAACGACCGTGTTTGGTTTTCTGAGCACAAATCAGAATATGATTCACTTATAAAGGAAAATAAAATTTTTTTTGATCAAATTTATTCTCAACTTGAAGAATATGATAGTTTAGGAAAGATTCATATTTTTAGAATTTATAAAGATGTACGCTTTTCCAAAGATAAAACGCCTTATAAAACCAATTTTGGTGCAGGGATATCTCGGAAAAAACCAATGCTTAGAGGTGGTTATTATATTCATTTAGAACCAAATAACAGTTTTGTTGGAGGTGGTTTTTGGAGTCCGAACTCGGAAGATTTGCTTAGAATTCGAAAGGAGTTTGAGAGGAATGATACCGAAATCAGAAAAATTACGTCAGATAAAATTTTTGTAGAACACTTCGGCGAATTACAAGGTGAAGAAGGTGCGAAAATTGCTCCGAAAGGTTTTGATAAAAATCATCCTGCTATTAACTTAATCAAGAAAAAACAATATGTTGTGATGAGAAAATTTTCTGATCAAGAGGTTTTTTCTGACAATTTTCAAAAAGAAGTCATTGCCACTTTTCTAGCAATGCGTTCTTTTTTTGATTACATGAGCGAGGTTCTTACAACAGATTTAAATGGTGCATCTTTAATTTAA
- a CDS encoding 1,4-dihydroxy-2-naphthoyl-CoA synthase: MIEWKTVKEYEDITYKKCNGVARIAFNRPEIRNAFRPKTTSELYDAFYDASEDPSIGVVLLSGEGPSSKDGVWAFCSGGDQKARGQQGYVGEDGRHRLNILEVQRLIRFMPKAVIAVVPGWAVGGGHSLHVVCDLTLASKEHAIFKQTDADVTSFDGGYGSAYLAKMVGQKKAREIFFLGRNYSAQEAFDMGMVNAVIPHDELEDTAYEWAQEILAKSPTSIRMLKFAMNLTDDGMVGQQVFAGEATRLAYMTEEAKEGRNAFLEKRKPDFGKDQWIS, encoded by the coding sequence ATGATCGAGTGGAAAACCGTAAAGGAATACGAAGATATTACTTATAAAAAATGCAACGGTGTGGCAAGAATTGCCTTCAACAGACCGGAAATCCGTAATGCTTTCAGACCCAAAACAACTTCAGAATTGTATGATGCTTTTTATGATGCATCAGAAGATCCTTCTATTGGTGTCGTTTTGCTTTCAGGAGAAGGACCAAGTTCGAAAGATGGAGTATGGGCGTTCTGTAGTGGAGGAGACCAAAAAGCCAGAGGTCAGCAAGGTTATGTTGGGGAAGACGGAAGGCACCGTTTGAATATTCTTGAAGTTCAGCGTTTGATCCGTTTTATGCCAAAAGCTGTGATTGCAGTAGTTCCGGGTTGGGCTGTAGGTGGTGGTCACTCGCTTCATGTGGTTTGTGATTTGACTTTAGCGAGTAAAGAACATGCTATTTTCAAACAAACTGATGCTGATGTGACGAGCTTTGACGGTGGTTATGGTTCAGCGTATTTGGCTAAAATGGTCGGACAGAAAAAAGCACGTGAGATTTTCTTTTTAGGAAGAAATTACTCAGCTCAGGAAGCTTTCGATATGGGAATGGTGAATGCCGTAATTCCTCATGACGAACTGGAAGATACTGCTTACGAATGGGCTCAGGAAATTTTAGCTAAATCTCCGACTTCCATCAGAATGCTGAAATTTGCAATGAACCTTACTGACGATGGAATGGTTGGGCAACAAGTTTTTGCAGGCGAAGCAACCCGATTGGCGTACATGACAGAAGAAGCAAAAGAAGGTAGAAATGCCTTCCTCGAAAAGAGAAAACCGGATTTCGGAAAAGATCAGTGGATTTCTTAA
- a CDS encoding tetratricopeptide repeat protein yields MKKLILGIAIISSAFVFGQKDAKDVNAQLQASNKAAMDAYQAKNYAVAAPKFLEVYNLMKTSGQDDKIYMYYAGLSYALANNVDESIKIYTDLINSGYTGVQTQYTAKDVKTGEVTPLNKGIWEGLKNTKSKDYTDFKTEQTKSVEPDLYETLSTLLLNAKKNDEALALIEKGLAKFPDNAKLKEYQGSALYATGNTDKFLTNLKEQLAKNPNDATNWYNLGVLQAKTPATETDAIASFQKAIELAGTNTALLNNSYQNLVYTSLGDDAKAVESINALRKSDPDKATTLIEARKERFNKALPYAEKWHQTNPENMDAITTLREIYVITKNQAKAAEMKAKEAALQAKQPK; encoded by the coding sequence ATGAAAAAGCTAATTTTAGGTATAGCTATCATTTCATCAGCATTTGTTTTCGGACAGAAAGATGCAAAGGATGTAAATGCGCAATTACAAGCTTCTAATAAAGCAGCAATGGATGCTTATCAGGCAAAAAACTATGCCGTTGCGGCTCCAAAGTTTTTAGAAGTTTACAACTTAATGAAGACAAGTGGTCAGGATGATAAAATCTATATGTATTATGCAGGATTAAGCTATGCCCTTGCAAATAATGTGGATGAGTCGATTAAAATTTATACTGATTTGATAAACTCAGGATATACAGGAGTTCAGACACAATATACTGCAAAGGATGTAAAAACTGGTGAAGTGACACCTTTAAATAAAGGTATTTGGGAAGGTTTAAAAAATACAAAATCCAAGGATTATACAGATTTTAAAACTGAACAGACTAAAAGTGTAGAGCCAGATTTATATGAGACTTTGTCAACTTTACTTTTAAATGCTAAAAAGAATGATGAAGCTTTAGCTTTGATTGAAAAAGGGTTGGCTAAATTTCCGGATAATGCTAAATTGAAAGAGTATCAAGGTTCTGCATTATATGCTACCGGAAATACAGATAAATTCTTAACAAATCTGAAAGAGCAATTGGCTAAAAATCCTAATGATGCGACCAATTGGTATAACTTAGGAGTTCTACAGGCGAAAACTCCTGCAACTGAAACTGACGCAATTGCTTCGTTTCAAAAAGCAATTGAACTTGCAGGAACTAACACGGCGTTGTTAAACAATTCATATCAGAATTTAGTTTATACGTCACTGGGAGATGATGCAAAGGCGGTGGAAAGTATAAATGCGTTGAGAAAGTCAGATCCGGACAAGGCAACAACATTAATTGAGGCAAGAAAAGAAAGATTCAATAAAGCATTACCTTATGCAGAAAAATGGCATCAGACAAATCCAGAAAATATGGATGCCATTACTACTTTGAGAGAAATCTATGTTATTACAAAAAATCAGGCAAAAGCTGCAGAAATGAAAGCTAAAGAAGCTGCACTTCAGGCTAAACAGCCAAAATAA